A genomic window from Halodesulfovibrio sp. MK-HDV includes:
- a CDS encoding helix-turn-helix transcriptional regulator has translation MTDGKHLLELVKERIMKKTRAKRVSRGKVAEFLGVTEGKLRAWEAGQRPSADDLQNLVVLLNFAPSWLLTGEGAMFLGEETDAQKEDAPITDPIAQRMKVATEILKESGASSEVIQQAVMKILDSQNEPHTQAEEALSTPAFANDRDRSIKQP, from the coding sequence ATGACAGATGGAAAGCATCTACTTGAATTAGTTAAAGAACGTATTATGAAGAAAACTCGCGCAAAACGCGTGAGTCGTGGGAAAGTTGCGGAATTTCTTGGAGTTACTGAAGGCAAGCTTCGTGCGTGGGAAGCTGGTCAGCGTCCCAGCGCGGATGATCTACAGAATTTGGTAGTTCTGCTAAATTTCGCACCGAGTTGGCTTCTTACTGGTGAAGGCGCAATGTTTCTTGGGGAAGAAACAGATGCACAAAAAGAAGATGCGCCTATTACTGATCCAATTGCTCAACGCATGAAAGTTGCGACTGAGATACTTAAGGAATCAGGTGCTTCGTCAGAAGTTATCCAGCAGGCGGTGATGAAAATTTTGGATTCACAGAATGAGCCACACACTCAGGCAGAAGAGGCTCTTAGTACTCCGGCTTTCGCGAACGATCGCGATCGGAGTATAAAACAACCGTAG
- a CDS encoding phage regulatory CII family protein, which yields MNNLQHLTFASALDLALGESKLCREDVGNTMGWSTSKTSRIFNAEDNYFPTMPSVPHLCMVLGNDILLDWLRVNTNELRLGRHDCAPKLTQLELLQLLSEISKEAGDVNKVINEALKGDGSVDKPESRRIIREAYDVLSRYRELITAMRAIQEEV from the coding sequence ATGAATAATCTACAGCATCTTACCTTCGCCAGCGCTCTAGACCTTGCCCTTGGCGAAAGCAAACTCTGCCGTGAAGACGTGGGCAATACCATGGGCTGGAGCACCAGCAAAACAAGCCGCATTTTCAATGCTGAGGACAACTATTTCCCCACCATGCCTTCAGTCCCGCATTTGTGCATGGTTCTTGGTAACGACATCCTTTTAGACTGGCTAAGGGTAAACACCAACGAGCTGCGTTTAGGGCGGCATGACTGCGCACCAAAACTTACACAGCTTGAGCTGCTGCAGCTGCTTAGTGAGATCAGCAAGGAAGCTGGAGACGTGAATAAGGTAATAAACGAAGCACTCAAAGGTGATGGAAGCGTTGATAAGCCGGAAAGCAGACGTATTATCCGCGAAGCCTACGATGTTTTGTCCCGTTATCGTGAACTAATCACCGCCATGCGCGCAATACAGGAAGAAGTGTAA
- a CDS encoding retron St85 family RNA-directed DNA polymerase has protein sequence MSNKVHPYYYLWALGIIQPATPTQVQHVLEKTFVESGVKFNLNEIVQCFENCLKGKIVLKASEWNDSLFSLGPNAYMLLPNRLRFNKDRTRLFLLKKARIASRRASGHLDLDADGASPSDKRSFKIQVPRPIKPLGLAPAQFYWSGAYRQLTSTAGPNSTLPEVRLPFLSFESINLIKSINESTKTTPFSITGLALCIGISPSLLVSTIRNIEKQYQTFEIEKHSGGTRTITAPRVFLKTIQHWLADYLFSTLPVHDVCHAYRSKRSIISNAEKHTNQKFVAKIDISNFFGTITSEMLIKKLSPFCSVEEATVFSRIVTLNGSIPQGAPTSPCLSNFILFDADGIIAKECQKVGVNYTRYSDDLTFSGENRGQLLEIISFTENVLKEYGFELNPSKTHIMTSGMLQNVTGVTVNEKVQPPRKVRKKIRAMFHQAEQSPENFKDQLENLAGYVSYLNAYPELKDSQTLRHYKEVLVKLSTL, from the coding sequence GTGAGTAACAAAGTTCATCCGTATTATTATTTATGGGCTCTTGGTATTATTCAGCCTGCCACTCCAACACAAGTTCAACATGTATTGGAGAAAACGTTTGTTGAATCTGGGGTCAAATTTAATCTTAATGAAATTGTTCAATGCTTCGAAAATTGTTTGAAGGGGAAAATTGTTCTGAAGGCATCTGAGTGGAACGACTCCTTATTTTCCTTGGGGCCTAATGCCTATATGCTGCTTCCTAACAGGTTAAGATTTAACAAAGATCGTACTAGACTTTTCTTATTGAAAAAAGCTAGGATTGCTTCAAGACGTGCTTCTGGGCATTTAGATCTGGATGCGGATGGTGCTTCGCCATCCGATAAAAGAAGTTTCAAGATACAAGTGCCCAGACCAATAAAACCGCTTGGTCTCGCGCCCGCACAATTTTATTGGTCTGGGGCATACAGGCAGCTTACATCTACAGCTGGTCCAAATTCCACTCTACCAGAGGTGCGTCTTCCTTTTCTTTCATTCGAAAGCATTAATCTCATCAAATCGATAAACGAAAGTACGAAAACTACCCCCTTTTCAATAACGGGGCTTGCGTTATGTATTGGTATTAGCCCAAGCTTACTTGTTAGTACTATTCGTAATATTGAAAAACAGTATCAGACCTTTGAAATTGAAAAGCACTCTGGTGGAACACGCACAATTACCGCTCCAAGGGTGTTCTTAAAGACTATTCAACACTGGCTTGCAGATTACTTGTTTTCAACTCTTCCTGTTCATGATGTTTGCCATGCTTATCGCTCTAAGCGCTCAATTATTAGCAATGCAGAGAAACATACCAATCAAAAATTTGTTGCTAAAATTGATATTTCCAATTTCTTTGGAACAATAACCTCAGAGATGCTTATCAAAAAACTTAGTCCGTTCTGTTCAGTCGAAGAGGCTACTGTTTTTTCAAGAATAGTCACGCTTAATGGCTCGATACCGCAGGGGGCTCCAACAAGTCCTTGTCTTTCGAATTTTATCTTGTTTGATGCAGACGGCATAATAGCAAAGGAATGTCAGAAGGTTGGAGTCAACTACACTAGATACTCTGATGATTTGACATTTAGTGGAGAGAATAGGGGGCAGCTTCTCGAGATCATTTCTTTTACAGAAAATGTTTTAAAAGAGTATGGTTTTGAGTTGAATCCAAGCAAAACACACATAATGACTTCAGGTATGTTGCAGAACGTTACAGGTGTTACCGTTAACGAAAAGGTTCAACCGCCCAGAAAAGTCAGAAAGAAGATACGTGCGATGTTCCATCAAGCAGAGCAGTCTCCAGAAAATTTTAAAGATCAACTGGAGAATCTTGCCGGTTATGTAAGCTACCTTAATGCCTATCCAGAACTCAAAGACAGTCAAACACTTAGGCACTATAAAGAGGTGCTCGTGAAGTTAAGTACACTGTAA